CCTTCTTGGTCTTTATTTCGGCATTCCTGTCTGCACTGACCTTGCCGTCCTTGTCAAACGGAACCTTCGTCTGCGCGGTGTCGATTATGGTGCGAACGACCTTGCCGTCCTTGTCAAATAGGGTGGCAGCCATTACGAGGTCAACTTGTGCAGCGGCAGCTTTCGACTTGGCAATCGATATTCCATGACCCAGGCCAAGCTTCACAGCTCCCTCTCGAACGGAGACAGCGTTCTTATGAGCTTCTTCTACAGCAGCGATGTAATCCTCGACAGTGATGGTAACGAGAGAAGCCAGTTCGGGGATGTCAGGCACAGCAGTGTGAGAAGCGTCACGGCGCTTGGTCTTCATAGACTTGATCTCGTTCACCGTCTTGCCGATCATCCATTTCTCAAGCTCAGCGATCTGCTCATGCCATTCTTTCTTGATCGGGGAGGCCTTGCGCATTCCATAGTCGTTGCCAAGCTCGACCTTGGTCTTGTATTCAGCAGCCAGGTCAGACGTGACCTTGAGGTCTTTGTCGAAGCTGATCTTGGTCTGAGCAGTGTCAATGGTGATCTTGACGACCTTGCCTGCTCCATCGAACGCGACCGCTGCAATAGTAGTGTCAACCTGAGCCACTGGAGGGACTACCTGCCCACTCTTGTCTACCGTCAGATCCTTGGAACTGCGGATGGAAGTGATGTGCCCAAGCCCCACCTTCGCGATAGAGCCCGCAGCTGACCCCGGCGCAGGCAAGGCAGCTAGACCCAAGACTGCCGTAATAAGTAGAAGACTTGATACTACCCTTTTCACGTCATATCTCCCCTTCTTTCCACAATGCGTTTGGACGCCACAAAATTATACCGCGTGACTTGCCAATACGCTATAGGATTTGTGATCCATGTTACAAATTGGGCTGCAGTTGGGACACCCTGGGGTTCTCGCACCTATCTCGCACTCCACCGTGCCGCCCTTACCCCCGAACTGTGGAGAAGACACTGTGTGGTTTCGCCGTGCCACTGTTTCTCCCGGGGTTGATGGACCGAGCATGTCTGGCTGTTGCTGTGGCCTCTTCCCCAGCAGCTTGCGCCCGGGTCCTGAATTCCCGCCTGATCCTTCGGCGACATGTATCGAGGACTCCCATGTCTCCGCCGCCCATTGTAGTACCATAGGCAATCCGAGACCAACGCGCAGGCATCCCCGAAATCCCGGAACTCGTGCCTCCCGTAGTCAGAGCGAATGAGGCCAGCTCCTCTGTCGCACTGCGCAGGTTACACTGCAGTCAGAACCTAGAATGCAGAGCTACATGCAAAGGAACCAGGCTACACGCATAATATCACAATATCCCTCCGATTGGACATGCACAAAGAAGCAATTGCGGTGTCGGTTTCTAAGAGACAGGGAGGTTGGGTGAGCCACTGGGGCCGCATCCCGAATACGTTTGCGGATGCTCGGAAGACCCTCAAGCCGTTGGGCGGGACTGGGGGACTCTCGGTGTGCTACGAAGCCGGATCGACCGGATATGGGCCTACGAGGATGCTCAACTCATGGGGTCGCTCCAGCCCGTAGCGAGGCCGGGAAATCACGGCGGATACTGTGGTTATCGAGGTCGGGGAATCCTTCTGATAACCTGCTCCTGGGCTGCGTCAGCTGGCAGGTTGTCGGGAACTGCCGCTCCTGCGGATGCGTCTTAAGGGTGAGGTTCCCTGCGCCTCTACGGGGGAGGCAGCGAACGCATGACAAACCAGGCGGGTGCGCCACGCGAAATTCCATGATGATCAGGATAACCTCTCAACCGGCAGGAAACGCATAGGTAGGCGCGAATAGTCCGTCAGTGCCATGCACATCGAGAGAGCGCTACGTAGCTGAATCTATCGCGCGGTACAACTTTGGGGGTCAGAAACGCTCAGAGTGTTTCAGCCTTGCGGTCACGGCGGGTGGTAGTTGCTGGCTGTCGAAACCAAGGAGAGGCAATAGAAAGCGAGGTCAGAATATGAAAAGAGCATCCATGATCTCGGGTGTCGCTGTCTTGTTGTTATGCGTTCTGGCAACGGTGTCCTGTGGCTTTGATGCCGGAGTGTCCGCCAGAAACAAAGCAGATATAGATTCCGTGGCCGCGGGGAATAACTCCTTTGCCTTTGATCTCTATAGCCGACTGGCAAGAGGCGAGGGCAACGTATTCTTCTCACCTTACAGCATTTCATCCGCGCTGGCCATGACCTATGCGGGCGCCCGCGGGGAGACCGCCAAGCAGATGGCTCATGTGCTGCATTTTAGCCTGGCTCCAGAGAGACTCCATGCTGCTCTCTCGGACCTGACGGCGATGTTCAATGATCCGGGAAGAGCCGCCTACTCTCTCTCTGTTGCCAATGCTCTGTGGGGGCAAGTCGGCTACACGTTCCGTCCGGAATTCCTAGACATCGCCGGCAGGTACTACGGCGCCGGCTTCAAGGAAGTTGACTACATAGATGATGCAAACCGCGAGCAGACCCGACAGACCATTAACGGATGGGTGGAGGCAAAGACCAACAACAAGATAAAGGACCTCATCAAGCCCTACGATCTTACCGCGCTTACGCGCCTCGTCCTGACCAACGCCATCTACTTCAAGGGGAAATGGGAGTTTCAGTTCAAGCCTGAGAATACGAAGACCATGCCGTTCCATATCTCGGACGAAGAGCAAGCAGACGTTCCGATGATGCACCAGATGGCGGAGTTCAGATATGCGGAGAACGACCAGGTCCAGATTCTGGAGATGCCCTACACGGGCGGCGATTTGTCGATGGTTATCCTGCTTCCCAAACCTGGATACGGAATTGAGGCTCTCGAAGGCACCATGTGCCCAGAGAATACTCGATCCTGGTTATCTCAGCTTTCTAGGGAGAAAGTTGAAGTGTTCTTGCCGCGGTTCAAGCTGGAGACGAGACTCCTGTTGAACGGGGGATTACAGGATCTCGGGATGATAGATGCATTCGATGAGTACGCAGCCGATTTCTCCGGCATGACTCCAGGTCGCGACTTGTATATAAGCAAAGTGATTCATCAGGCATTTGTCGAAGTCAATGAGGAGGGCACTGAGGCAGCCGCTGCCACAGCAGTAATGATGAGTGGCAAGTCAATCTTGCTGGATGTACCGCCTGTTTTCCGCGCGGACCGACCGTTTGCTTTCTTGATCCGTGATCTTCGTTCAGGAAGTATCCTGTTCATGGGTAGGCTGGTTGACCCGCGCGGTTAGAGATACATACGACTTGGTGCATGCGTTCATCTGCGCCGGAAGGGTGATTCTCTCTTTCCGGCCGTGCTGGCCCAGACCTACCATGAACAGATGGTGCAATCCGAGAGATCGAAAGACTCGGCGCAGCTCACGACCACAGACTCCTGGCGAGACGGGAGGAAGAGGGGCGAGGAGAGTCGAACCTTCCCGAAGGCCATGGACTTGCTGGGAAGGTGGTACACACGTCGCCCCGTAGGGAATCCCTGTTCACCAGAGACTTCATGTTGATCTGTTCGGCCACATTGCTGTTTTACGTAAGCCTTCACCTCCTGCTGCCTACTCTGCCTGTGTATGTCCTTTCGTTGGGTGGAGCCGAGAGCGACCTCGGGCTTGTGACCAGCATGTTTGCTTTTGCGTCGGTCTTCGCAAGACCCATCGCCGGTAAGCTTGCGGACGACGGCCACAAGAAGGGCCTCATGATCGCGGCATCTGTTGTTTTCCTCGTATCGACCTTTCTCTACTGTGCTCTTCCCTATATCAGAGCAGTGATAGGTGTACGGGCTCTCCAAGGGTTGGGTCTCGGGTTCTACTCCACAGGAGCAAGTAGCCTGGTGGCTGACTCGGTGCCCGAGGGAAGACGGGGTGAGGCTCTGGGCCATTTCATGATGGCCCCGAGCCTTGCGATGGCTCTCGGGCCGGCCTTAGGCTTATTCGTATCTGAGAGGTTCTCGTATTCCGCGCTTTTCATGGTTTCTGGGGTCCTCGCTGCGCTGGTTCTTATGGGCACTGTCTTTATTGGAACTCACTCGCAGAGTGGGACTGAGGCCGCCCGAAGGGGTAGGCCCAGCAGTCATCGGGCTCTGTCTTACAGCTCTGCTGGAGCCAGAGGCTCCTTCATCAATACGAAAGTGGTTTTCCCCTCGATAATCATAGCCTTAGGTGCTGCTACCTACGGCGCCATAGCCTCGTTCCTGGCGGTATACGCGCGATCAAGAGCGATCGAGAACTCCGGGTTCTTTTTCACCACCTTCGCGATGTCGATGTTCATCACGAGGAGCGTGGCCGGCGGACTCTCCGACCGCAGGGGAAGAGCAGCCGTGATAGCCCCCGGGCTGCTACTGGTGTCCATGGGCATGGCCATGCTGGGGTTGGCAAGCACTCGATCGTCATTCTTTGCGGCGGCGGCAGTGTTCGGAACAGGGTTCGCCGTGATGCAGCCAACCCTGGTTGCCCTCACTGTGGACCACGTTCGTGCGGACCAGCGTGGGGTCTCCCTGGCAATCCTTTTGGCCATGTACGACGTTGGTGTGGCTCTTGGCGGGCTGGCGGGAGGTGAAATCGCGGAACGCCTGTCCCTTGCGTCGGTGTATGTAGCCATGTCAGGCGTGGGCTTGGCGGCGTTCGTCATCTTCGTCATTGGGTACGGGCGGTACTGCCGCCACCCGTCGTAGACCTAACCTCTACCACTCGCTTGAATCGCTGGGCACAAGGCCGACCGAAGCTGGCGCCGATGCCTGGACTCAGCTCCTCCCGACAGCGGTTCCGACTTGAACCTGCGGATGCTGAACGAATAGACCAGCTGGAAAACTCGGCCGGTCTATCTGGTAATCTCCATCTCGTGATCGATTGCGATCTCGACGGTCCCGGTAGAAGAGTCGTTTGCCGACGCTTTGCCATACAGACGCACTGCGTGGAATGACAGCGATTTGAGTCGGGCTCCCTGAAACAAGACTCTGTCCTCTATCGCGATGCTTGTCACACCGCCCTGCTATCATCTCATCGTTTGGTGCCTGAACCAACTGCAGCCGTGGGCGGTTCATCCAACCGCTATACCCATCTGGGCTCGGAGGTTCACGATTCATGGTGTCACACAAGGTAGCATATTCGTTGGCGGTATGCACAAGGGTCCTCGGACCCACCCCGGCGAATCTGGGATCCTGTCGAGCGCCCTCGCCTAGCTGGGGGGCAAGGGTCGTCCTTGCGGAGATCGATGCGGAGATGGGTAATTCCGCAGCCTCGACGCAGACCTGTCGAGCTGGGATACAAGCTACCAGCCACCGGATGGCTCCAAGAAGATCGCCTGGCAGTCGACTCGGTTGAGCTATCTGCTCTGCTCACATTGCGTCGTATGCAGGATTAGTAAGAATAACGGCAAATAATAGCTGAGAATGCAATTTCGCCCTCGGCCCTGGGGCATTCGCCGGGAGAGGTTTTCAGTGAACAGAATCGTGGACGTTCTTGAAGCTCTCAGAACCGACAGGCGGCTGTCGAGGCATGCACGGACCTTGGCGCGAGTCTACAAGCGCCTCAGGAATGATCCCGAATCTCGAAACTGGGTGTTCTATACCATAGGCGACGCGGTCGACGGTGGCGACCCCGCATCCAACTTTCGGATAGGTCTTGCAGTTCGGCCTGCCGGAGTATCACTTCCCGGTTACGCCCTTGCAGTGGGGGTTGTTCCCCTCCACGGGACGGATAAACACGCACGCGTTTCCAGAGGCGTGCGCTACGTGATAAGGCGGCTTGCGTCTACCACAAGTGAGCCTTCTCCACATGGGCCTGGACCAGTGAACTACGTAGAGCGAGCTTATCCTTCCACGATTCCACCGATTGGGCTTGCCCACGCCCTCCTAGACGCTTGTTTAGAGTGGCGAGAGAAGCGGCGTACGCACTGTAACAATGGAATGCGCGCGTCATCAAGCGAGTCCTCGGTCGCTTCTGGGCTTGAGCGTCCGCAATCGCGCCAAACCTCCCTTTCGCGCATAAGGCGCAAAGGGAAGCGGCGTCTGGCACATGCATACAAAGGGCTAGCCCAGGAAGCAGTAGCTCCTAGCATCGACTGGCTGGAGAGCGGGTTCACCTCGATGCATCTGGTTCAAGTGGAAGCACCGTCACAGGAGTCTCTTGACCAATATGACAATGTCATTGCTGAGGCCATCGGGAAGACCCGGTTTCTCGGAGCAATCGAGATGCCCGATGACGCCGTAAGCTCCCTGATTGGCCTGATAGCGCACAGATTCGCGGACTCCTCGGATCACCGGACTTGCGCCGCTAACCTCGCTCGGACCTACCCGTGCGCTGTGGCTTACATGCTTGTCCATGTGGCCCGCAGCGAGTACGTAGAAGGAAAGGTATGGCCGGCGGTCGCCCGGCGTTTGGGGGGCATAGAACTGTGGCATGCGAGACTTCTCGGACCGAGCCTTGAGATCTGCCGCAAGCGACATTCGATTGCGGTATGCAAGACAGATCGCGCGCAACGATATGTGACTCAGATGCTTTTCCAGGGGGGTATACCAGACTCGTATATCCCCCAATTCATTTCCTACGTAAACGATCGTTTCGTAAGACGCGGGTACATATCTCCGGGCACCGTGGTATCTGAGTTGAGGAAAGGCCCAAGACGCGGCTACTGGTTTGATCGCCAACTCAGCGCGAGCCACGGGGCCATCCGCAGGCACGGAGACTACTACCACAAGGTGACCAAGCCAATCAGGGATTTCCTGATGCATGGAGGCGAGTGGGCTGAACTGTGGGTAGCTGTTACCGCCTCCGC
This genomic interval from Bacillota bacterium contains the following:
- a CDS encoding serpin family protein; the encoded protein is MKRASMISGVAVLLLCVLATVSCGFDAGVSARNKADIDSVAAGNNSFAFDLYSRLARGEGNVFFSPYSISSALAMTYAGARGETAKQMAHVLHFSLAPERLHAALSDLTAMFNDPGRAAYSLSVANALWGQVGYTFRPEFLDIAGRYYGAGFKEVDYIDDANREQTRQTINGWVEAKTNNKIKDLIKPYDLTALTRLVLTNAIYFKGKWEFQFKPENTKTMPFHISDEEQADVPMMHQMAEFRYAENDQVQILEMPYTGGDLSMVILLPKPGYGIEALEGTMCPENTRSWLSQLSREKVEVFLPRFKLETRLLLNGGLQDLGMIDAFDEYAADFSGMTPGRDLYISKVIHQAFVEVNEEGTEAAAATAVMMSGKSILLDVPPVFRADRPFAFLIRDLRSGSILFMGRLVDPRG
- a CDS encoding MFS transporter, giving the protein MVHTSPRRESLFTRDFMLICSATLLFYVSLHLLLPTLPVYVLSLGGAESDLGLVTSMFAFASVFARPIAGKLADDGHKKGLMIAASVVFLVSTFLYCALPYIRAVIGVRALQGLGLGFYSTGASSLVADSVPEGRRGEALGHFMMAPSLAMALGPALGLFVSERFSYSALFMVSGVLAALVLMGTVFIGTHSQSGTEAARRGRPSSHRALSYSSAGARGSFINTKVVFPSIIIALGAATYGAIASFLAVYARSRAIENSGFFFTTFAMSMFITRSVAGGLSDRRGRAAVIAPGLLLVSMGMAMLGLASTRSSFFAAAAVFGTGFAVMQPTLVALTVDHVRADQRGVSLAILLAMYDVGVALGGLAGGEIAERLSLASVYVAMSGVGLAAFVIFVIGYGRYCRHPS